A segment of the Vagococcus hydrophili genome:
AGTTTTACATTGCTGACAAATCGTGGGTTTCTGATCCAGAAGCAAGAACAGGCATGTATGAGTATCAGAAAGAAAGAAAGACGGCACCACAAAAATTTATCTCGTTGAACTTTCCAGATCATATAAAAACAGCAGTTGATCCAAACGCAACAGGCGATTATTGGTTGTATTCAAATGGTTATTTTTATTATTCAAGACCATTAAAACCAGGTGAAAAAAGTAATGAAGTGTTATCTTCACTTACTTTATCAGATGCAATTCCTAATAAATACAAAGGTTCATTATACAAATTGAAAGTCTATATGGACGCTCATGATGCAACCGAACCTATTTTTAGCGAATGGCGCTTGAACCAAAACGATCCAGCCTATCAATTATTAAAACCACAACTAAAATAGGAGGTGCGGTAAGTGAAACGCAAGATTCGAAAATTTAAGAAATTAAAATTAAGTAAAAAAATAATTCTTACCGCGTCTGCTTTAGTTATGACCGTTGTAATGATTATGGGAATGAAAGCAGTTTATGCTGCGATGAAAGATAGCGACAAGGAAACAAATGATTTTCAAATTGCTAATTTAAGAGGTGACATCACAGAAAAATTCACACCACCGACTAAAGATAATCCAATTGAACCTGGACAAAAATATCAAAAAGAAGTGAAAGTGAAAAATTCTGAAAATGCACCATTCTTTGTAAGGGTATTGGTTGTACCAGAAATTGAAGACTCTGATGGAACCTTGTTACCAAGCGAGATTGGTAAAGAGGTTCTTGTTGACGTTCATCCAGATTGGGTATTAGGAGAAGATGGTTTCTACTATTATATGAAGAAAGTTCCAGCTGGAAAAGAAACGACTGAATTATTTAAGACAGTGACTTTAGATGAAAAATTAGCATCTAATAAAGATTATTCTTATAAAGATGCTAAGATGACGATTTCTCTGAAAAGTGAAACAGTCATATCAGCCGGAGATAACTACCGAAAAGCATGGTGGTTAGGTAAAGTACCAACAGAGAAGAATTTGAAAACAGTAGATGCAGAGTTACAGAAGATAAAGGGGGGGAAGTAAAGTGAAAAAGAATAATTTAATGAAAAGGTTGCTTGCTTTCACCGCCTTTATTTTGACTTTAGTGAGTATGACTTTTGGTATGAGTGGGAAAGTATTTGCGGAAGACGAACCTTCTAATTTGCCACCAAATGATAAGACGTTAGAATTATTTGATTGGGGTAAGAATTGGCAAAAGAATGGGTCAATTACATATAAAGCGACGCACAATCCATATAAAAAAAGAGTAGATGATAACCTAAGAAAACCTATGGAATTTTGGGGTGAGTATGAAGTTAGTGGGGAGCCAGGTGATACATATTCTTCATATACTTTAGGTACTTATCAACCCACCACTGTGAGAAAAAAGGGTACATCTGAAAAAGCAAATTGGTTTAATTTTCCTAGTTATGGTGAGTGGACTATCTCAGATTCTAAAAGATGGCAAAATCTACCTGTGGAGGCTTCAGGATATACAGAAAAAAAAGATTCTGGCTTTTTTGTTAATACATACACAGCGAAATACAATTTACCAGTAGTAACTTATGAAGCTGAGGGATGGCCAGCTCCTGATAAGTCAGCTAACGGGGCTGGTATTTCCAATATACCAGCGATAAAACCTGGCGAAAATTTTAATGATAAATCTGTCAGGTACGAGTTTAATGAGGGACAAAAAGGACCGGCAAAGGCCAAGTGGTACATGACTGGGGAGTACGATAACAGTAAAGTCATATTTCCAGATGATGGAGAAGCTTTTCGGCAAGGTGTTAATCATATTATACTGGTTCCTCAACTCATTAAAGTAACTTATCGAGATGTAGATACGTTAGAAGAGGTTAAGGGCCTGTCTCCCCAGGTTTTAGGTAAAAAGGGATCTTGGAAAGATGTAGTAAATGTTACTGGTTTAGATGCAACAGTTCCTGGTTATCACAATTTAGGATTTCAAGAGGTTTCTGGTGCAGTTATAAATAGTAGTTATGTTCGTCAAAATAAAGATGGTGTTTGGTCTACAGGTAAACAAAGTAAGGTTGGTACTTTAGAGAAAGGTAGTTCTAAAAAAGTTGTTCAGGACTATGAACAAAAAGGGATTGTTGTTTGGTTAGAAAAAGAAAAAGCCAACGCAGTTACTTCTAAAAAAGTGTCTAAATCTGAAGTGCCAATGGAAGTATTCACAAAAGAAGGCGAAAAAGAAAACAACGATCACAGAAAAGTTGATTATTCGGTTCGTGTAACTAATAGAAGTAACCCTAATGAGGTAGTTTCAACCTTAGATGATTTTACTTTAGTGGATGAACTTCCTGAAGGGGTATCCTTAGTAGAGCCTTTTAAAATGGAACACATCGTCACAACAACAAGACGAGATGAAGTTCCAGAAAAAAGTAAATCTGGTGGTAAAAGACCTTATTATGAACTTAGTAAGAAAACTGGTAGCGATGGTAAGGTGAGACAAGTTATTACTATCTATGGATCACGGATTCAAGTTGGACAGTATGATGAGTTTTATTATACAGCTCAGGTTGATCAAGGTAAGCACGATGAAGTGAAAACTAATACGGCAACTGTGACAGCGCCTAATACTAATAAGTCTACAGTAAAGGCTTCTTTTAAAATTTCAGATAAACCAAAACTATCGACAGTTAAAAGAGTGAAAAACTTATCGACTGCTGGAAGTGATTATGCTGAAAAAGTAGCAGGTAAGAAGCAAGATAAGTTACAGTACCGTGTGCAAATTGCGAATACTCAATATGGGACACCTCCTGCTACAGGAATCTTAAATGAAGCTAAACTTGTAGATAAAATTCCAGAAGGGTTATCAGCTCCTACTAATATCCAAGAGTATATTAACGGAGGTAAGCGAAATATTCCTGAAAAGAGTAGGGCGACAGCTTCAGACAAAGTGTATTATGAATGGAATTCCAACACACGTGAATTAACAATAGTTGAAAAATCACCGTTAAAAGTTGGGCTTGCTCATTGGATTTATTATGATACAACTATTGAGACTTATAGTAGTAGCAAGGTTAACAAAGCAGTTGCCACTAGTCCGGGAATCGATCCAAGTGAGGGTAAAGCAACTGTGACGATGTTTGCTGACTCTAATCCTTATATTGAAAAACATGCTTTTAAATGGAAGGAAGACGGGACTAGAGGAAACAAAATTAAAGAAATTGGTGTAGGAGAGTCGTTTAGTTATTTCCTTTATTTTGCTAATGAGAAAACAAGTCCTGAGAAGCCTGGGACAGATTTGATGAGGGATATTGTCGTAAAAGATATCTTACCAGAAGGACTGGAAGCACCTAAAAATGTTCTCTTTGATTCAGGTAAAAAAGATAATCCAGATGCAGTTATTCCGCTAAAAACAAGTGATGACCAAAAAGGTAAATATTACGAATGGGATGAAAAGACTAGAGAATTAAAAGTAACTTTAGGCTCTGCCTATGGTATAGCTCCTAATGGTTCAGCTTGGTCTATTACTTTCGATACAAAATCAATTGCTAATAAACCAGGTGATGTTCTAGTTAATAAAGCTGAACTTTATTCTGATAGTGAAAAAGTACCAAAAGCAACTTATGACGTGAAAGTTGGTAAAGATGTCAAAGTAACCTTCCACACAGGTGATGATGTTATCACACGGACTATGCCTAATCCAAATCCACAGTACCCTGGATATGGAAATAAGGCGAAAAGACCAAAACAAAATCCGCTTGGCTATAAATATCATCAATATAGTATAGACAGTGGAAAAGGTAAGTATGATGCTAATGATCCTAAACAAGGTGATGCGAATAGGGAGCTTGACGGTAGGTATCCTGATAATAAATTTGTAGACTGGTACTTGGATAAAGAATTTAAGATTCCTTATAATTTTGATACTCCAGTAACAAAAGATGTTGATTTATACGCTAAATGGATACCTAATCCAATACCTGGGATGTTGAAAAAAGCTTTCAATAGAAATACATTAGAAAGTGAAAATGATCAAGGTCCATATAAATCTCCAGGGAATCAACTTACTGAAGTGAATGTGGGGGACAAGTTTTCATATATGGCGATTGCTCGTAATGGAGATCCTACTAGGGAAAATATAAGTATTCGAGATTGGAGAGATATATTACCAGAGGAAGTTGCATTACCAACAAAAGTTGAATTGTTTACAGTTGATAGCAAGAAAGAGCCTAGTGATAGATTACCGACCGCTATTCCTGGTACAGTGAAAGTCTATGAGATTTTCGAAAAATCAAAAGTAGCTTCAACTGAACGTGATGAGTACTATGAAATTGTGACAGGTGAGAATGGTAAGAGAGAAATTTACTTTAGAAACTTGAAATCAAATGAAATTATAGGGAAAGAATTGCGTGGCTTTATTTTGGAAACGAAGTTAGAAAAACGACCACCTCTCAATAATAAAAAGTATATAGTTAGAAATTCTGCTTCTTTTATAACTGATAGATCATACGGTTACATACCTCTTGAAGATGGTAGTTTTAAAGGATCTCTATTAACGCTGTATGCCCATTCAGAGGTTGATGTTCCATGGAAAGTCGAATTCGAACCTAATGGCGGAAAACCTAAACCTAAGGATCAGTTTGTTAGAAATGAAAAATTAGCAACTGAACCAAAAGATGACCAAGTTCCGAAAAAATCTGGTCATTCATTTGAAGGTTGGTATGAAGACAAAGAATTAACGAAGAAATATAATTTTGGAACTCCTGTTACAAAAGACATGATTCTTTATGCTAAATGGAATAAAGACCCAGATGTTAAAGTAACCTTCCATACAGGTGATGATGTCATCAAACGGACTAAACCTGACCCAAATCCGCAGTATCCTGGATATGGGAATAAGGCGACTAGACCAAAACAAGAACCGCTTGGTAAAGAGTACCACAATAACTATAAAGGTAATAATCCTAAACCTTACTATGATGCAGATAACAAAGACGAAGGTAAGGATGATCGATCAACAGATGTTAGGATTCCAGATAATGTCTTTGTTGATTGGTACATAGACAAAGAGTTTACTCAAAAGTATGATTTCAATACACCGGTAACAGAGGATATTGATTTATACGCCAAATGGAAACCTAATCCAGGTTCTGGTCACTTTAAAAAGGCATTTGACCGAAGCACACTAGATACTATGCAGGACAAAGGACCTTATAAAGCACCAGGGAATCAATTGACAGATATTCGTGTGGGTGATAATTTCTCTTATATGGCAATTGCCAGAAATCGTGACCCAGAACCAAAAAGAGATGATTTGATTCGTGAAGAATTGGAAGATTACTTACCATCTGAAGTAGCGCTTCCGTCAAAAGTTGAACTATTTACAGTAGATGGTGAGTTGTTGCCAGGTTCTGGAACCCAAACAGCTGTCCTTGGTACGATGAAACGTCATGAAATATTTGAAAAATCTAAAGTTAATTCACCGGACACAGATGAATATTATGAGATTGAGACACATACAGATGGTACAAGAATTATTCACTTTAAAAACTTGAAAGAAAAAGAAATTAAAGGAAATAATTTTGCAGGCTTTATCATGGATACAAAACTAGAAAGACGTCCATTAATTAATAATCAAAAAGAATACACGTTTACCAATATGGCACAGTATATTCAGGCTAATCAAAAAAGTTATGTACCTAATAAAGATGGAACTTTTGGAGAATCTGTATACAGAATGTTAGCTTTTGCAACTGTCCATGTTCCGTGGAAAGTCGAATTCGAACCTAACGGAGGTGCACCTAAGCCTAAGGATCAGTTTGTTAGAAATGAAAAACTATCGACTGAACCAACTGGTAATGACGTTCCTAAAAAGGCAGGTTATGTCTTTGAAGGTTGGTATGAAGACAAAGCATTAACGAAGAAATTTGATTTCAAAACACCGATTACTAGAGACTGGATACTCTATGCGAAGTGGCGGAAAGATATTGAACCTACAATAGATAAGAGTGTTAATAAACCAGAATTTTATGTTGGTGAAACAGCATCTTACGAAATAAAAATGCGTAATACAACGAATTATGATTTAGAAGATGCCTATTTAAAAGATATTTTAGCTGAAGGAATGGAAAAACCTAAAAACATTAAGTTGGACGGAAAAGAAGTTCCAGAAGGTAAAAATAATGCGACGAGTGATGGCGAGTATTACACTTGGACTCAATCTGAAAGAAAATTAGAAGTGTACTACAAACTACTAGCAGCTAATAAGCAAAAAACACTAACATATGATTCTAAAATATTAGAAGGTAAAGAGGGCGAAATCAAAATAAATAATGTCGAATTGACAGGATCCAATACAGAATTTGTAGCTAAAAGTAAAGCTGAATTTAAAATTTTAGCTAACAAAGGAATTCTTCATGTGAAACAAGAAGTTATTGGTAAACACGAAGATGTAGTGGTTCCAACGACAGGTTATATGAGTTTTGATAATGTGAAACCAAATAATCCTTCTGATAAGAAAAATCAATTGTCGGCGTTAGTGCCTTCTTATGAAGCAGACACAAACAAACCATATAAAGATATCAAACTAAAATGGTTTGAAGGTTACACAGGTTACCAAACCACTGCTAAAATTCCAGAGTTTTATGAATACGATGGCTATCAATTAACAACGGATAATGGCAACCATGCTTCTAAAAACAAAAAGAATGAAGCTATTTCACTTATTGATATGGCAAAAGGCAAAGAGTATTGGTTGACTGTTTATGTGAAACCTAAAGTTGGCGAAGATGGACCACCATTTTATAATTGGGATTATAAGACCAATGATTTTGGTAAAGTTTATATTCAAAAACCGAAAAATGTGCGTTTCAAGTTTTATTATTTAGACTCATCTAAGAATAGAAAAACGGTCAATTTGGTTAATTTTGAAACATACGCTGAGGGTATTTTACCAAAATACTTCGATAATTTATCAGACTATTACTACAAAATGACAATCCCAGGAGCAATTGAAAATAAAAAGTATTCATCTAGTGGAGAAATGAAAGATATTGTTGTTGAGGGTGACGCTGTAGATATGACTAAATTACCGATGGAACTACCAATTAAAATTTATTATACTGATAAAAATGGTAAGGAAATCGAATCTGTGAGTGATTTTGGTGGAAATGGAATAAATAACCCTAAAGTGGCTGATGGAACAAGTGGTTTTGGAGACATCAAATTGTTAGACAAAGAAATTAAAGATGATCCTAACGCTGATGAAATAGTCGTAAGCTATCGTTACACTTATACAACGTATATTAACGATTTTTAATAAGAGATTTAGCCAGGAGATTTATTTTCCTGGCTTTTTTGTTATACTGAATCTAATAACTCTAGGAGGATTCACAT
Coding sequences within it:
- a CDS encoding InlB B-repeat-containing protein, whose translation is MKKNNLMKRLLAFTAFILTLVSMTFGMSGKVFAEDEPSNLPPNDKTLELFDWGKNWQKNGSITYKATHNPYKKRVDDNLRKPMEFWGEYEVSGEPGDTYSSYTLGTYQPTTVRKKGTSEKANWFNFPSYGEWTISDSKRWQNLPVEASGYTEKKDSGFFVNTYTAKYNLPVVTYEAEGWPAPDKSANGAGISNIPAIKPGENFNDKSVRYEFNEGQKGPAKAKWYMTGEYDNSKVIFPDDGEAFRQGVNHIILVPQLIKVTYRDVDTLEEVKGLSPQVLGKKGSWKDVVNVTGLDATVPGYHNLGFQEVSGAVINSSYVRQNKDGVWSTGKQSKVGTLEKGSSKKVVQDYEQKGIVVWLEKEKANAVTSKKVSKSEVPMEVFTKEGEKENNDHRKVDYSVRVTNRSNPNEVVSTLDDFTLVDELPEGVSLVEPFKMEHIVTTTRRDEVPEKSKSGGKRPYYELSKKTGSDGKVRQVITIYGSRIQVGQYDEFYYTAQVDQGKHDEVKTNTATVTAPNTNKSTVKASFKISDKPKLSTVKRVKNLSTAGSDYAEKVAGKKQDKLQYRVQIANTQYGTPPATGILNEAKLVDKIPEGLSAPTNIQEYINGGKRNIPEKSRATASDKVYYEWNSNTRELTIVEKSPLKVGLAHWIYYDTTIETYSSSKVNKAVATSPGIDPSEGKATVTMFADSNPYIEKHAFKWKEDGTRGNKIKEIGVGESFSYFLYFANEKTSPEKPGTDLMRDIVVKDILPEGLEAPKNVLFDSGKKDNPDAVIPLKTSDDQKGKYYEWDEKTRELKVTLGSAYGIAPNGSAWSITFDTKSIANKPGDVLVNKAELYSDSEKVPKATYDVKVGKDVKVTFHTGDDVITRTMPNPNPQYPGYGNKAKRPKQNPLGYKYHQYSIDSGKGKYDANDPKQGDANRELDGRYPDNKFVDWYLDKEFKIPYNFDTPVTKDVDLYAKWIPNPIPGMLKKAFNRNTLESENDQGPYKSPGNQLTEVNVGDKFSYMAIARNGDPTRENISIRDWRDILPEEVALPTKVELFTVDSKKEPSDRLPTAIPGTVKVYEIFEKSKVASTERDEYYEIVTGENGKREIYFRNLKSNEIIGKELRGFILETKLEKRPPLNNKKYIVRNSASFITDRSYGYIPLEDGSFKGSLLTLYAHSEVDVPWKVEFEPNGGKPKPKDQFVRNEKLATEPKDDQVPKKSGHSFEGWYEDKELTKKYNFGTPVTKDMILYAKWNKDPDVKVTFHTGDDVIKRTKPDPNPQYPGYGNKATRPKQEPLGKEYHNNYKGNNPKPYYDADNKDEGKDDRSTDVRIPDNVFVDWYIDKEFTQKYDFNTPVTEDIDLYAKWKPNPGSGHFKKAFDRSTLDTMQDKGPYKAPGNQLTDIRVGDNFSYMAIARNRDPEPKRDDLIREELEDYLPSEVALPSKVELFTVDGELLPGSGTQTAVLGTMKRHEIFEKSKVNSPDTDEYYEIETHTDGTRIIHFKNLKEKEIKGNNFAGFIMDTKLERRPLINNQKEYTFTNMAQYIQANQKSYVPNKDGTFGESVYRMLAFATVHVPWKVEFEPNGGAPKPKDQFVRNEKLSTEPTGNDVPKKAGYVFEGWYEDKALTKKFDFKTPITRDWILYAKWRKDIEPTIDKSVNKPEFYVGETASYEIKMRNTTNYDLEDAYLKDILAEGMEKPKNIKLDGKEVPEGKNNATSDGEYYTWTQSERKLEVYYKLLAANKQKTLTYDSKILEGKEGEIKINNVELTGSNTEFVAKSKAEFKILANKGILHVKQEVIGKHEDVVVPTTGYMSFDNVKPNNPSDKKNQLSALVPSYEADTNKPYKDIKLKWFEGYTGYQTTAKIPEFYEYDGYQLTTDNGNHASKNKKNEAISLIDMAKGKEYWLTVYVKPKVGEDGPPFYNWDYKTNDFGKVYIQKPKNVRFKFYYLDSSKNRKTVNLVNFETYAEGILPKYFDNLSDYYYKMTIPGAIENKKYSSSGEMKDIVVEGDAVDMTKLPMELPIKIYYTDKNGKEIESVSDFGGNGINNPKVADGTSGFGDIKLLDKEIKDDPNADEIVVSYRYTYTTYINDF